Proteins from one Syngnathus scovelli strain Florida chromosome 9, RoL_Ssco_1.2, whole genome shotgun sequence genomic window:
- the dennd4b gene encoding DENN domain-containing protein 4B isoform X1 yields MLCLGGCTGAMTEDKCPQLLDYFVVAGLDPAGPWRPLAQAAGRRGAEPVTDLAVIARGLGEDVPQGFTCIDKSLGGHSAELSAGLINNPHLYLCYRRGLHKPPLLELGVLYEGKEQPKVGWNVIETTPYSRSANLSSAAGPAAQRVFLTYRRAADERGPHSLAITDISVLLPGKGEVAPHTFSRVDKSLNTGMWGPAVFVCFKRAVAKANALLYEAALLSRYPACDRDAFPLPESVPVFCLPMGVALESWPADAKYRLPVFSTFVLTSASGDKVYGAAIQFYEAFPREALSEHQSVRLGLLSVLDRRPVPERSLQAKKSICVLSHWPFFDVFQKFLTFVYRYSVSGPHVLPLEKHISSFMHNVPFPSPQRPRILVQLSPNDNLLLCQPVSSPLPLSGASFLKLLQNLGPANACTLLLAVLVEHKVLLHSLRPDVLTAVAEALVSMTFPLRWLCPYIPLCPLQMAEVLLAPVPFIVGVHSSYFDLHCPPADVVCVDLDTNTLFQSDDKKPLSWRSLPRKPAKTLLGALGNLHKTLEQICSPGQEEATLEFLLTDFDQTYRRQKQLEADIQEAFLRFMSVLLRGYRAFLLPITQPSSATATDCSSLFNLQGFLKSRERTQQKFYCQLTRTQMFTQFIEECSFVSDRHACLEFFDECVQKVDVDKPEYVRLVDVDESHCGERTVFIMPPEQPTQDDGSECPARYSYDTFPALRAELFDRPLDQLYVPAKGSTPSSPAPRRTKQELKVAQRRAQSCCGSPDMWCKCLLGHMYALWFICLPTFVRAQSTKVPALHAAFDVLKDTESRKVLLPDEVCYRILMQLCGQYGQPVLAVRVLLEMKKAGVTPNTITYGYYNKAVLESKWPSVNRGGRLLWAKLRNVLLAIALFRQPVKIRRRARAVPEERWPHPHLPLIRQASWSGLSESSSHESLTGSLAKSSSLSSIKTPAQTTSNGKSGRCRGGVSGKPPPGPPAGVLVRRSDICLSGFYTAAENNSNWEAGARLGRAASACETVLVDENDNKVSPSGRGLAGRLQRLLTPTRHRGAVRRAASVDERRPSEPVPASTSGRRLSEQRRSRKSQVAETLLKAKERLAGATSESSLSLGSDAEPADAPWLPRHSWDANQDVAGMEVLMSSCSRCRACGCLVYDEEIMAGWTPDDSNLNSRCPFCAASFVPFLNARICDLRLHASSEDRGKIAARPPDEHPGTPWCNGVGDNSASESDVVAVAYVSPLVLRKELESLLDHEGEAVLGQPQFLESHCIIFWNLLWFFQRLGLPSHLLRLLGEPAQGSCVRVRLQWDTLTPDPDAWPPLYVLWRLHSGGPVRGSHWRRHNHPFTLAFLEEVLRCVGMNEIHKAVTLFLDTVDKARRHAHSAAPPLRRSVYRELLFLTLAAMGQDHAGAFDKKYKVAYVRLSGQLGKEELRQRRAQPPSAKALDCRRSFQPPLQC; encoded by the exons ATGCTGTGTTT AGGAGGCTGCACCGGCGCCATGACGGAGGACAAATGCCCACAGCTGCTGGACTACTTTGTGGTAGCGGGTCTGGACCCGGCGGGACCCTGGCGGCCTCTGGCACAGGCGGCGGGCCGCCGGGGGGCGGAGCCCGTGACTGATCTGGCGGTGATCGCCCGCGGCCTAGGCGAGGATGTGCCACAGGGATTCACCTGCATCGACAAGTCGCTGGgcggccactcggccgagctgaGCGCCGGTCTCATCAACAACCCGCACCTCTACCTCTGCTACAGGAGGGGCCTCCACAAGCCCCCCCTCCTCGAGCTCGG GGTGTTGTACGAGGGAAAGGAACAGCCCAAGGTGGGCTGGAATGTGATCGAGACCACACCCTACAGCCGCTCGGCCAACCTGAGCTCCGCCGCAGGCCCGGCGGCGCAGCGCGTCTTCTTGACATACCGCCGAGCGGCGGACGAGCGAGGCCCGCACTCACTGGCTATAACCGACATCAGCGTGCTGCTGCCCGGCAAGGGTGAGGTGGCGCCGCACACCTTCAGCCGCGTGGACAAGAGCCTCAACACGGGCATG TGGGGTCCGGCTGTGTTTGTGTGCTTCAAGCGGGCGGTGGCCAAAGCCAACGCACTGCTTTACGAGGCGG CGTTGCTGAGCCGCTACCCTGCCTGCGACCGGGATGCCTTCCCGCTTCCCGAGTCGGTGCCTGTCTTCTGCCTCCCCATGGGTGTGGCTCTGGAGAGCTGGCCTGCCGACGCCAAGTACAGGCTGCCCGTCTTCTCCACCTTCGTGCTCACCTCGGCCAGCGGCGACAAG GTGTACGGCGCGGCCATCCAATTCTACGAGGCATTCCCTCGGGAGGCGCTGTCGGAGCACCAGAGCGTGCGCCTGGGCCTGCTGAGCGTGCTGGACCGCCGGCCTGTCCCTGAGCGCAGTCTACAGGCCAAGAAGAGCATCTGCGTGCTCTCGCACTGGCCCTTTTTTGACGTCTTCCAGAAGTTCCTCACCTTTGTCTACCGATACTCTGTCTCCGGACCGCATGTGCTGCCCTTGGAGAA GCACATCTCCAGCTTCATGCACAACGTTCCCTTCCCGTCCCCTCAGCGGCCTCGCATCCTGGTTCAG cttTCACCGAATGACAACCTTCTCCTCTGCCAGCCTGTTTCCTCGCCGCTGCCCCTCAG CGGAGCAAGCTTCCTGAAGCTCCTGCAGAACCTGGGCCCGGCCAATGCCTGCACGCTGCTGCTAGCCGTGCTGGTGGAGCACAAAGTCCTGCTGCATTCACTGCGGCCCGACGTCCTGACGGCCGTGGCCGAGGCGCTTGTTTCG ATGACCTTCCCGCTACGCTGGCTGTGCCCCTACATCCCGCTGTGCCCGCTCCAGATGGCCGAAGTGTTACTGGCGCCCGTGCCCTTCATCGTGGGCGTGCACTCCAGCTACTTTGACCTCCACTGCCCTCCCGCCGACGTGGTCTGTGTCGACCTGGACACCAACACGCTCTTCCA GTCAGACGACAAGAAGCCGTTGTCATGGCGATCGTTACCCAGGAagccggccaagacgctgttGGGCGCCCTGGGCAACCTGCACAAGACACTGGAGCAGA TTTGCTCTCCGGGCCAGGAGGAGGCCACGCTGGAGTTCCTGCTGACGGACTTTGACCAGACATACCGTCGGCAGAAGCAGCTGGAGGCCGACATCCAGGAAGCCTTCCTGCGCTTCATGAGCGTGCTGCTGCGTGGTTACCGCGCCTTCCTCCTGCCCATCACACAGCCGTCCTCTGCCACCGCCACCGACTGCAGCTCCCTCTTCAACCTGCAGG GCTTCCTGAAGTCTCGCGAGCGTACCCAGCAGAAGTTCTACTGCCAGCTGACGCGCACGCAGATGTTCACGCAGTTCATCGAGGAGTGCTCCTTCGTCAGCGACCGCCACGCCTGCCTCGAGTTCTTTGATGAGTGCGTGCAAAAG GTGGACGTGGACAAACCGGAGTATGTTCGCCTGGTGGATGTGGACGAGAGCCACTGCGGCGAGCGTACCGTCTTCATCATGCCTCCCGAGCAGCCCACCCAAGACGACGGCTCAGAGTGCCCGGCCCGCTACAG TTATGACACCTTCCCAGCCTTGAGGGCAGAGCTCTTTGACCGCCCACTGGACCAACTGTACGTCCCTGCCAAAGGCAGCACGCCCAGTAGCCCCGCCCCGAGACGCACCAAACAG GAGTTGAAGGTGGCACAGCGGCGCGCGCAGAGCTGCTGCGGCTCGCCCGACATGTGGTGCAAGTGTCTGCTGGGTCACATGTATGCCCTCTGGTTCATCTGCCTGCCCACCTTTGTGCGCGCCCAGAGCACCAAGGTGCCTGCCCTCCATGCCGCCTTCGACGTCCTCAAGGACACAGAGAGCAGGAAGGTGCTGCTGCCTGATGAG GTGTGTTACAGAATCCTGATGCAGCTGTGCGGCCAGTACGGTCAGCCCGTGCTTGCCGTGCGCGTCCTCCTGGAGATGAAGAAAGCGGGCGTCACACCCAATACCATCACATACGGATACTACAACAAG GCTGTCCTGGAGAGCAAATGGCCGTCGGTCAATCGGGGCGGGCGTTTGCTTTGGGCCAAGCTGAGGAACGTGCTGCTGGCCATCGCCCTCTTTAGGCAGCCAGTCAAAATTCGCCGCCGCGCCCGAG CCGTTCCGGAAGAGCGCTGGCCCCACCCTCACTTGCCTCTGATTCGTCAAGCCAGCTGGAGCGGCCTGAGCGAAAGCTCCAGTCATGAATCTCTGACGGGATCCCTCGCCAAGAGCAGCAGCCTGAGCAGCATCAAGACGCCTGCACAAA CCACAAGCAACGGGAAGTCGGGCCGCTGCCGTGGTGGCGTATCCGGCAAGCCCCCCCCGGGGCCCCCCGCTGGGGTCCTGGTACGTCGCAGCGACATCTGCTTGTCCGGCTTCTACACCGCTGCCGAGAACAACAGCAACTGGGAGGCGGGGGCCAGGTTGGGAAG AGCAGCGAGCGCGTGCGAGACGGTGTTGGTGGACGAGAATGACAACAAAGTGTCGCCGTCGGGCCGAGGCCTGGCGGGGCGGCTACAACGGCTCCTGACGCCCACACGGCACCGGGGGGCGGTCCGCCGCGCTGCCAGTGTGGACGAGCGGCGGCCCAGCGAGCCAGTACCCGCCTCAACTTCGGGACGCCGGCTCTCTGAGCAGCGCCGGTCCAGGAAGTCGCAGGTGGCGGAAACGCTGCTGAAAGCCAAAGAGCGCCTCGCCGGCGCCACCTCGGAG AGCTCGCTCTCGCTGGGCAGTGACGCTGAGCCAGCGGACGCACCCTGGCTGCCGCGCCACTCCTGGGACGCCAATCAAGATGTGGCGGGGATGGAG GTTCTGATGTCGAGCTGCTCGCGGTGCCGGGCGTGCGGCTGCCTGGTCTACGATGAGGAGATCATGGCAGGGTGGACGCCCGACGACTCCAACCTCAACTCCCGCTGCCCCTTTTGCGCCGCCTCTTTTGTGCCCTTCCTCAACGCCCGCATCTGCGACCTCCGACTCCACGCCAG CAGCGAGGACAGGGGCAAGATCGCTGCCCGGCCACCCGACGAACATCCGGGGACCCCGTGGTGTAACGGCGTGGGTGACAACTCGGCCTCTGAGAGTGACGTG gtGGCGGTGGCATACGTGAGTCCGCTGGTGCTGCGCAAGGAGCTGGAAAGCCTTCTGGACCATGAGGGCGAGGCGGTGCTGGGCCAGCCGCAGTTCCTGGAGAGCCACTGCATCATCTTCTGGAACCTTCTGTGGTTCTTCCAGCGCCTTGGCCTGCCCAGCCACCTGCTACGTCTCCTTGGCGAGCCGGCGCAG GGCTCGTGTGTTCGCGTGAGGCTCCAGTGGGACACCCTGACCCCTGACCCCGACGCATGGCCGCCCCTCTACGTGCTGTGGCGTCTTCACA GCGGCGGGCCTGTGCGCGGCTCCCACTGGCGGCGCCACAACCACCCTTTCACACTGGCCTTCCTGGAGGAGGTCCTGCGCTGTGTGGGCATGAATGAAATCCACAAAGCCGTCACGCTCTTCCTCGACACTGTCGACAAGGCACGCCGCCATGCCCACTCTGCTGCTCCGCCGCTCCGCAG GAGCGTGTACCGGGAGTTGCTGTTCCTGACGCTGGCGGCGATGGGCCAGGATCACGCGG GCGCTTTCGACAAGAAGTACAAAGTGGCGTACGTGCGGCTGAGTGGCCAGCTGGGCAAAGAAGAGCTGCGCCAGAGGAGAGCTCAGCCTCCCAGCGCTAAAGCCCTCGACTGCAGACGTAGCTTCCAGCCGCCGCTCCAGTGCTGA
- the dennd4b gene encoding DENN domain-containing protein 4B isoform X2, producing MLCLGGCTGAMTEDKCPQLLDYFVVAGLDPAGPWRPLAQAAGRRGAEPVTDLAVIARGLGEDVPQGFTCIDKSLGGHSAELSAGLINNPHLYLCYRRGLHKPPLLELGVLYEGKEQPKVGWNVIETTPYSRSANLSSAAGPAAQRVFLTYRRAADERGPHSLAITDISVLLPGKGEVAPHTFSRVDKSLNTGMWGPAVFVCFKRAVAKANALLYEAALLSRYPACDRDAFPLPESVPVFCLPMGVALESWPADAKYRLPVFSTFVLTSASGDKVYGAAIQFYEAFPREALSEHQSVRLGLLSVLDRRPVPERSLQAKKSICVLSHWPFFDVFQKFLTFVYRYSVSGPHVLPLEKHISSFMHNVPFPSPQRPRILVQLSPNDNLLLCQPVSSPLPLSGASFLKLLQNLGPANACTLLLAVLVEHKVLLHSLRPDVLTAVAEALVSMTFPLRWLCPYIPLCPLQMAEVLLAPVPFIVGVHSSYFDLHCPPADVVCVDLDTNTLFQSDDKKPLSWRSLPRKPAKTLLGALGNLHKTLEQICSPGQEEATLEFLLTDFDQTYRRQKQLEADIQEAFLRFMSVLLRGYRAFLLPITQPSSATATDCSSLFNLQGFLKSRERTQQKFYCQLTRTQMFTQFIEECSFVSDRHACLEFFDECVQKVDVDKPEYVRLVDVDESHCGERTVFIMPPEQPTQDDGSECPARYSYDTFPALRAELFDRPLDQLYVPAKGSTPSSPAPRRTKQELKVAQRRAQSCCGSPDMWCKCLLGHMYALWFICLPTFVRAQSTKVPALHAAFDVLKDTESRKVLLPDEVCYRILMQLCGQYGQPVLAVRVLLEMKKAGVTPNTITYGYYNKAVLESKWPSVNRGGRLLWAKLRNVLLAIALFRQPVKIRRRARAVPEERWPHPHLPLIRQASWSGLSESSSHESLTGSLAKSSSLSSIKTPAQTTSNGKSGRCRGGVSGKPPPGPPAGVLVRRSDICLSGFYTAAENNSNWEAGARLGRAASACETVLVDENDNKVSPSGRGLAGRLQRLLTPTRHRGAVRRAASVDERRPSEPVPASTSGRRLSEQRRSRKSQVAETLLKAKERLAGATSESSLSLGSDAEPADAPWLPRHSWDANQDVAGMEVLMSSCSRCRACGCLVYDEEIMAGWTPDDSNLNSRCPFCAASFVPFLNARICDLRLHASEDRGKIAARPPDEHPGTPWCNGVGDNSASESDVVAVAYVSPLVLRKELESLLDHEGEAVLGQPQFLESHCIIFWNLLWFFQRLGLPSHLLRLLGEPAQGSCVRVRLQWDTLTPDPDAWPPLYVLWRLHSGGPVRGSHWRRHNHPFTLAFLEEVLRCVGMNEIHKAVTLFLDTVDKARRHAHSAAPPLRRSVYRELLFLTLAAMGQDHAGAFDKKYKVAYVRLSGQLGKEELRQRRAQPPSAKALDCRRSFQPPLQC from the exons ATGCTGTGTTT AGGAGGCTGCACCGGCGCCATGACGGAGGACAAATGCCCACAGCTGCTGGACTACTTTGTGGTAGCGGGTCTGGACCCGGCGGGACCCTGGCGGCCTCTGGCACAGGCGGCGGGCCGCCGGGGGGCGGAGCCCGTGACTGATCTGGCGGTGATCGCCCGCGGCCTAGGCGAGGATGTGCCACAGGGATTCACCTGCATCGACAAGTCGCTGGgcggccactcggccgagctgaGCGCCGGTCTCATCAACAACCCGCACCTCTACCTCTGCTACAGGAGGGGCCTCCACAAGCCCCCCCTCCTCGAGCTCGG GGTGTTGTACGAGGGAAAGGAACAGCCCAAGGTGGGCTGGAATGTGATCGAGACCACACCCTACAGCCGCTCGGCCAACCTGAGCTCCGCCGCAGGCCCGGCGGCGCAGCGCGTCTTCTTGACATACCGCCGAGCGGCGGACGAGCGAGGCCCGCACTCACTGGCTATAACCGACATCAGCGTGCTGCTGCCCGGCAAGGGTGAGGTGGCGCCGCACACCTTCAGCCGCGTGGACAAGAGCCTCAACACGGGCATG TGGGGTCCGGCTGTGTTTGTGTGCTTCAAGCGGGCGGTGGCCAAAGCCAACGCACTGCTTTACGAGGCGG CGTTGCTGAGCCGCTACCCTGCCTGCGACCGGGATGCCTTCCCGCTTCCCGAGTCGGTGCCTGTCTTCTGCCTCCCCATGGGTGTGGCTCTGGAGAGCTGGCCTGCCGACGCCAAGTACAGGCTGCCCGTCTTCTCCACCTTCGTGCTCACCTCGGCCAGCGGCGACAAG GTGTACGGCGCGGCCATCCAATTCTACGAGGCATTCCCTCGGGAGGCGCTGTCGGAGCACCAGAGCGTGCGCCTGGGCCTGCTGAGCGTGCTGGACCGCCGGCCTGTCCCTGAGCGCAGTCTACAGGCCAAGAAGAGCATCTGCGTGCTCTCGCACTGGCCCTTTTTTGACGTCTTCCAGAAGTTCCTCACCTTTGTCTACCGATACTCTGTCTCCGGACCGCATGTGCTGCCCTTGGAGAA GCACATCTCCAGCTTCATGCACAACGTTCCCTTCCCGTCCCCTCAGCGGCCTCGCATCCTGGTTCAG cttTCACCGAATGACAACCTTCTCCTCTGCCAGCCTGTTTCCTCGCCGCTGCCCCTCAG CGGAGCAAGCTTCCTGAAGCTCCTGCAGAACCTGGGCCCGGCCAATGCCTGCACGCTGCTGCTAGCCGTGCTGGTGGAGCACAAAGTCCTGCTGCATTCACTGCGGCCCGACGTCCTGACGGCCGTGGCCGAGGCGCTTGTTTCG ATGACCTTCCCGCTACGCTGGCTGTGCCCCTACATCCCGCTGTGCCCGCTCCAGATGGCCGAAGTGTTACTGGCGCCCGTGCCCTTCATCGTGGGCGTGCACTCCAGCTACTTTGACCTCCACTGCCCTCCCGCCGACGTGGTCTGTGTCGACCTGGACACCAACACGCTCTTCCA GTCAGACGACAAGAAGCCGTTGTCATGGCGATCGTTACCCAGGAagccggccaagacgctgttGGGCGCCCTGGGCAACCTGCACAAGACACTGGAGCAGA TTTGCTCTCCGGGCCAGGAGGAGGCCACGCTGGAGTTCCTGCTGACGGACTTTGACCAGACATACCGTCGGCAGAAGCAGCTGGAGGCCGACATCCAGGAAGCCTTCCTGCGCTTCATGAGCGTGCTGCTGCGTGGTTACCGCGCCTTCCTCCTGCCCATCACACAGCCGTCCTCTGCCACCGCCACCGACTGCAGCTCCCTCTTCAACCTGCAGG GCTTCCTGAAGTCTCGCGAGCGTACCCAGCAGAAGTTCTACTGCCAGCTGACGCGCACGCAGATGTTCACGCAGTTCATCGAGGAGTGCTCCTTCGTCAGCGACCGCCACGCCTGCCTCGAGTTCTTTGATGAGTGCGTGCAAAAG GTGGACGTGGACAAACCGGAGTATGTTCGCCTGGTGGATGTGGACGAGAGCCACTGCGGCGAGCGTACCGTCTTCATCATGCCTCCCGAGCAGCCCACCCAAGACGACGGCTCAGAGTGCCCGGCCCGCTACAG TTATGACACCTTCCCAGCCTTGAGGGCAGAGCTCTTTGACCGCCCACTGGACCAACTGTACGTCCCTGCCAAAGGCAGCACGCCCAGTAGCCCCGCCCCGAGACGCACCAAACAG GAGTTGAAGGTGGCACAGCGGCGCGCGCAGAGCTGCTGCGGCTCGCCCGACATGTGGTGCAAGTGTCTGCTGGGTCACATGTATGCCCTCTGGTTCATCTGCCTGCCCACCTTTGTGCGCGCCCAGAGCACCAAGGTGCCTGCCCTCCATGCCGCCTTCGACGTCCTCAAGGACACAGAGAGCAGGAAGGTGCTGCTGCCTGATGAG GTGTGTTACAGAATCCTGATGCAGCTGTGCGGCCAGTACGGTCAGCCCGTGCTTGCCGTGCGCGTCCTCCTGGAGATGAAGAAAGCGGGCGTCACACCCAATACCATCACATACGGATACTACAACAAG GCTGTCCTGGAGAGCAAATGGCCGTCGGTCAATCGGGGCGGGCGTTTGCTTTGGGCCAAGCTGAGGAACGTGCTGCTGGCCATCGCCCTCTTTAGGCAGCCAGTCAAAATTCGCCGCCGCGCCCGAG CCGTTCCGGAAGAGCGCTGGCCCCACCCTCACTTGCCTCTGATTCGTCAAGCCAGCTGGAGCGGCCTGAGCGAAAGCTCCAGTCATGAATCTCTGACGGGATCCCTCGCCAAGAGCAGCAGCCTGAGCAGCATCAAGACGCCTGCACAAA CCACAAGCAACGGGAAGTCGGGCCGCTGCCGTGGTGGCGTATCCGGCAAGCCCCCCCCGGGGCCCCCCGCTGGGGTCCTGGTACGTCGCAGCGACATCTGCTTGTCCGGCTTCTACACCGCTGCCGAGAACAACAGCAACTGGGAGGCGGGGGCCAGGTTGGGAAG AGCAGCGAGCGCGTGCGAGACGGTGTTGGTGGACGAGAATGACAACAAAGTGTCGCCGTCGGGCCGAGGCCTGGCGGGGCGGCTACAACGGCTCCTGACGCCCACACGGCACCGGGGGGCGGTCCGCCGCGCTGCCAGTGTGGACGAGCGGCGGCCCAGCGAGCCAGTACCCGCCTCAACTTCGGGACGCCGGCTCTCTGAGCAGCGCCGGTCCAGGAAGTCGCAGGTGGCGGAAACGCTGCTGAAAGCCAAAGAGCGCCTCGCCGGCGCCACCTCGGAG AGCTCGCTCTCGCTGGGCAGTGACGCTGAGCCAGCGGACGCACCCTGGCTGCCGCGCCACTCCTGGGACGCCAATCAAGATGTGGCGGGGATGGAG GTTCTGATGTCGAGCTGCTCGCGGTGCCGGGCGTGCGGCTGCCTGGTCTACGATGAGGAGATCATGGCAGGGTGGACGCCCGACGACTCCAACCTCAACTCCCGCTGCCCCTTTTGCGCCGCCTCTTTTGTGCCCTTCCTCAACGCCCGCATCTGCGACCTCCGACTCCACGCCAG CGAGGACAGGGGCAAGATCGCTGCCCGGCCACCCGACGAACATCCGGGGACCCCGTGGTGTAACGGCGTGGGTGACAACTCGGCCTCTGAGAGTGACGTG gtGGCGGTGGCATACGTGAGTCCGCTGGTGCTGCGCAAGGAGCTGGAAAGCCTTCTGGACCATGAGGGCGAGGCGGTGCTGGGCCAGCCGCAGTTCCTGGAGAGCCACTGCATCATCTTCTGGAACCTTCTGTGGTTCTTCCAGCGCCTTGGCCTGCCCAGCCACCTGCTACGTCTCCTTGGCGAGCCGGCGCAG GGCTCGTGTGTTCGCGTGAGGCTCCAGTGGGACACCCTGACCCCTGACCCCGACGCATGGCCGCCCCTCTACGTGCTGTGGCGTCTTCACA GCGGCGGGCCTGTGCGCGGCTCCCACTGGCGGCGCCACAACCACCCTTTCACACTGGCCTTCCTGGAGGAGGTCCTGCGCTGTGTGGGCATGAATGAAATCCACAAAGCCGTCACGCTCTTCCTCGACACTGTCGACAAGGCACGCCGCCATGCCCACTCTGCTGCTCCGCCGCTCCGCAG GAGCGTGTACCGGGAGTTGCTGTTCCTGACGCTGGCGGCGATGGGCCAGGATCACGCGG GCGCTTTCGACAAGAAGTACAAAGTGGCGTACGTGCGGCTGAGTGGCCAGCTGGGCAAAGAAGAGCTGCGCCAGAGGAGAGCTCAGCCTCCCAGCGCTAAAGCCCTCGACTGCAGACGTAGCTTCCAGCCGCCGCTCCAGTGCTGA